A window of the Streptomyces finlayi genome harbors these coding sequences:
- a CDS encoding PP2C family protein-serine/threonine phosphatase, with protein MDGRDLELGELLAAAESAPPGESVGVIAHDLRKRFGAERVSFLFVDLMGHRLLRLTAPAEGDRADAAERIDMKGSAYDTVLRTQRQHIEPDGQGGRRVISPVSNRGDRIGVLEVTLQYADDAVLAQISDAAHALAYIIVTDRRFTDLYHAGRRTTRTSLAAEIQHQLLPSASCCEAPQFTLAAGLIPADDIGGDTYDYTLDQDTLHLSITDAMGHDTDSALLATLVTSALRGARRAGCDALRQAHRAHEALLSHSRGLATGQLLCIQLETGTCELVNAGHPWPLRLRDGAAEAEEVQLAVNLPFGVAAPTSYQLQELQLHPGDRLVLLTDGMQERGAAAVDLPSLVTETRTSHPREAVRTLTTAVLDACRGNLKDDATVVILDWHRTEGFAPPGARGRQRPAQAASGTAA; from the coding sequence ATGGATGGCAGAGACCTGGAACTTGGCGAGCTTCTGGCCGCCGCGGAGTCCGCGCCGCCAGGGGAGTCCGTCGGCGTGATCGCGCACGATCTGCGCAAGCGCTTCGGGGCGGAGCGCGTGTCGTTCCTGTTCGTGGATCTCATGGGCCACCGGCTGCTGCGCCTGACCGCGCCGGCCGAGGGGGACAGGGCGGACGCCGCCGAGCGGATCGACATGAAGGGCAGCGCGTACGACACGGTCCTGCGCACCCAGCGCCAGCACATCGAACCGGACGGCCAGGGCGGACGTCGCGTGATCTCGCCCGTGAGCAACCGCGGCGACCGCATCGGCGTACTGGAGGTCACACTCCAGTACGCCGATGACGCCGTGCTCGCACAGATCAGTGACGCGGCCCACGCGCTGGCCTACATCATCGTCACGGACCGCCGCTTCACCGACCTGTACCACGCGGGCCGGCGCACCACTCGGACCAGCCTGGCCGCCGAGATCCAGCACCAGCTGCTCCCTTCGGCGTCCTGCTGCGAGGCACCGCAGTTCACCCTGGCCGCGGGTCTGATCCCCGCCGACGACATCGGCGGCGACACCTACGACTACACCCTCGACCAGGACACCCTGCACCTGTCCATCACCGACGCCATGGGCCACGACACCGACTCCGCCCTGCTGGCCACGCTGGTCACCAGTGCGCTGCGCGGCGCCCGCCGCGCGGGCTGCGACGCGCTCCGCCAGGCCCATCGCGCTCACGAGGCCCTGCTGAGCCACAGTCGCGGGCTGGCCACCGGCCAACTGCTCTGCATCCAACTGGAGACGGGCACCTGCGAACTGGTCAACGCGGGGCACCCCTGGCCTTTGCGCCTGCGGGACGGTGCCGCCGAGGCCGAAGAGGTGCAGTTGGCCGTCAACCTGCCGTTCGGCGTCGCGGCGCCCACCTCCTACCAGCTCCAGGAGCTTCAGTTGCACCCTGGCGACCGCTTGGTCCTGCTCACCGACGGCATGCAGGAGCGCGGAGCCGCAGCTGTCGATCTGCCCTCGCTCGTGACGGAGACCCGCACATCGCATCCCAGGGAGGCCGTCCGCACCCTGACCACAGCGGTACTGGATGCCTGCCGGGGCAACCTCAAGGACGACGCCACCGTCGTCATCCTGGACTGGCACCGCACCGAGGGGTTCGCTCCACCCGGCGCTCGCGGACGACAAAGACCTGCTCAGGCCGCGTCAGGCACAGCGGCCTGA
- a CDS encoding PPOX class F420-dependent oxidoreductase, translated as MTLQDFARSEYVSLTTYRKDGTPVATPVWAAAEGEVLYVWTRSDSWKVKRLRNNSRVTVTVCDVRGRVAERAPSAEGAARLLDEDGTRKVRKVIGRKYTWKYWLLDWPATVVRLGKRPHTGIAITF; from the coding sequence GTGACTCTTCAGGACTTCGCACGCAGTGAGTACGTCAGCCTGACCACGTACCGGAAGGACGGCACCCCCGTCGCCACGCCCGTCTGGGCCGCGGCGGAGGGGGAGGTGCTGTACGTCTGGACCCGGTCCGACTCGTGGAAGGTCAAGCGGCTGCGCAACAACAGCCGCGTCACCGTCACGGTCTGCGACGTGCGGGGCCGCGTCGCCGAGCGCGCCCCGAGCGCCGAGGGCGCCGCGCGGCTGCTGGACGAGGACGGCACCCGCAAGGTCCGCAAGGTCATCGGACGGAAGTACACCTGGAAGTACTGGCTCCTCGACTGGCCCGCGACAGTCGTACGGCTCGGGAAGCGCCCCCACACGGGCATCGCGATCACGTTCTGA
- a CDS encoding aldo/keto reductase, producing MRYTLFGRTGLRVSELALGAMTLGSHEKDPRAVTATSGRIIDAYVEAGGNFVDTADVYGTSEVVLGEVLGPRRESLVLASKYTCATAKGNMNAAGNHRGNLVRSVESSLTRLNTDRLDVLWVHARDNFTPVEEVMRALDDLVRAGKVLYVGVSDWPAWEIAQACTLAELRGWTAFAGSQLRYSLLERTPERELLPQARAFDQTVFAWSPLARGRLTGKDLAGGPEAADSGWDATRRQEHATISTVVDIARQGGWTPAQVALAWLRGRPGNIVPIIGASTESQLADNLSCLDVELDAAAVARLDEVSAVPLGFPHDFLREPGVVETVYGDRWAEIDDRRSTYRRTTDGA from the coding sequence GTGCGTTACACACTGTTCGGCAGGACCGGCCTCCGCGTCAGCGAGCTCGCACTGGGCGCCATGACGCTCGGCAGCCACGAGAAGGACCCCCGGGCCGTCACCGCGACGAGTGGGCGCATCATCGACGCGTATGTGGAGGCGGGCGGCAACTTCGTCGATACGGCCGACGTCTACGGCACGTCCGAGGTGGTCCTCGGCGAGGTGCTCGGGCCGCGCCGCGAGAGCCTCGTGCTGGCCAGCAAGTACACCTGCGCCACCGCCAAGGGCAATATGAACGCGGCGGGCAACCACCGCGGGAACCTCGTACGGTCCGTGGAGTCGAGCCTCACCCGGCTGAACACCGACCGGCTCGACGTCCTGTGGGTACACGCCCGCGACAACTTCACCCCGGTCGAGGAGGTCATGCGGGCCCTCGACGACCTCGTCAGGGCCGGGAAGGTGCTCTACGTCGGCGTCTCCGACTGGCCCGCGTGGGAGATCGCCCAGGCGTGCACGCTGGCCGAACTGCGCGGCTGGACCGCGTTCGCCGGATCGCAGCTGCGCTACAGCCTGCTGGAGCGCACACCCGAACGAGAACTGCTGCCGCAGGCGCGCGCGTTCGACCAGACGGTGTTCGCGTGGAGCCCGCTCGCCCGGGGCCGGCTCACCGGCAAGGACCTGGCCGGCGGCCCGGAAGCGGCGGACAGCGGGTGGGACGCGACCCGGCGCCAGGAGCACGCCACGATCAGCACCGTCGTGGACATCGCCCGGCAGGGCGGCTGGACCCCGGCGCAGGTGGCACTGGCCTGGCTGCGCGGGCGGCCGGGCAACATCGTCCCGATCATCGGCGCCTCCACGGAGAGCCAGCTCGCGGACAACCTGTCCTGCCTGGACGTCGAGCTCGACGCCGCAGCCGTGGCGCGCCTGGACGAGGTCAGCGCCGTACCGCTGGGGTTCCCGCACGACTTCCTGCGCGAGCCGGGTGTCGTGGAGACGGTGTACGGCGACCGCTGGGCGGAGATCGACGACCGGCGCTCCACCTACCGGCGCACGACGGACGGGGCCTGA
- a CDS encoding helix-turn-helix domain-containing protein, whose protein sequence is MVRTPLTPEERARGERLGRLLREARDGRSMVVIAASAGISPETLRKIETGRAPTPAFFTVAALAGALGLSMDDLLARCACEPVSGAAGSAPGPLAPRGPGTPPAPFPLTA, encoded by the coding sequence ATGGTTCGTACACCCCTGACCCCTGAAGAGCGCGCACGCGGCGAACGCCTCGGCCGTCTGCTGCGTGAAGCCCGCGACGGGCGCAGCATGGTCGTGATCGCCGCGAGCGCCGGAATCTCCCCCGAGACCCTCCGGAAGATCGAGACGGGCCGGGCCCCCACCCCCGCCTTCTTCACGGTCGCCGCCCTCGCGGGCGCCCTCGGCCTCTCGATGGACGACCTGCTCGCCCGGTGCGCGTGCGAGCCCGTTTCCGGGGCTGCGGGCAGTGCCCCCGGTCCGCTCGCACCACGCGGACCGGGGACTCCGCCCGCACCCTTCCCGCTCACGGCCTGA
- the map gene encoding type I methionyl aminopeptidase — protein MVQLKTDTSIEAMREAGRVVAQILTSAREAAAVGVSPRELDELAREVLREAGATSPFLNYRPHFAPTPFPAVICASVNDAIVHGIPTTDRLRDGDLVSIDAGALLNGWAGDSAISFTVGRARPEDTRLIDTAFAALDAGIAAAVVGNRIGDIAHAIGTVCRRAGYGIPEGFGGHGIGRSMHEDPGVPNEGRPGRGMPLRHGMVLAIEPMLIGGGGDDFRPDRDGWTLRTTDGSRAAHAEHTVAITDDGPRILTAL, from the coding sequence ATGGTGCAACTCAAGACAGACACATCCATCGAAGCGATGCGCGAGGCCGGCCGGGTCGTCGCACAGATCCTGACCTCCGCGCGGGAAGCCGCCGCCGTCGGCGTCTCACCCCGCGAACTCGACGAGTTGGCCCGCGAGGTCCTGCGTGAGGCGGGGGCGACCTCACCGTTCCTGAACTACCGGCCGCACTTCGCCCCCACACCCTTCCCCGCGGTGATCTGCGCGTCCGTCAACGACGCGATCGTGCACGGCATCCCGACGACGGACCGGCTCCGCGACGGCGACCTGGTGAGCATCGACGCGGGCGCACTGCTGAACGGCTGGGCGGGTGACTCGGCCATCAGCTTCACCGTCGGCCGCGCCCGCCCCGAGGACACCCGGCTGATCGACACGGCGTTCGCCGCGCTCGACGCGGGCATCGCGGCGGCGGTCGTCGGCAACCGGATCGGCGACATCGCCCACGCGATCGGCACCGTGTGCCGCCGGGCGGGCTACGGCATCCCCGAGGGCTTCGGCGGCCACGGCATCGGCCGGTCGATGCACGAGGACCCGGGTGTCCCGAACGAGGGACGCCCTGGCCGCGGTATGCCGCTGCGGCACGGGATGGTGCTCGCGATCGAGCCGATGCTGATCGGCGGCGGAGGCGACGACTTCCGCCCCGACCGGGACGGCTGGACCCTCCGTACGACCGACGGCAGCCGCGCGGCCCACGCGGAGCACACGGTCGCGATCACCGACGACGGCCCCCGCATCCTCACCGCGCTCTGA
- a CDS encoding aspartate aminotransferase family protein: MTALHGRHLAVSPDWLALYYRDPLELTHGEGRHVWDADGNRYLDFFGGILTTMTAHALPEVTKAVAEQAGRIIHSSTLYLNRPMVELAERVATLSGIPDARVFFTTSGTEANDTALLLATTYRRSNQILAMRNSYHGRSFSAVSVTGNRAWSPTSLSPLQTLYVHGGVRTRGPYAELSDHRFVKACVADLEDLLGHTRDAAALIAEPVQGVGGFTSPPDGLYAAFRQVLDRHGILWISDEVQTGWGRTGDHFWGWQAHAEHGPPDILTFAKGIGNGMSIGGVVARAEVMNCLDANSISTFGGSPVTMAAGLANLSYLLEHDLPGNARRVGGLLIERLRAVVAGSACVREVRGRGLMIGIELVKPGTDEANPETAAAVLEAARERGLLLGKGGGHSTSVLRIAPPLSLTVAEAEEGAAILGEALRAAE; the protein is encoded by the coding sequence GTGACCGCACTGCACGGGCGCCATCTCGCGGTCAGCCCGGACTGGCTGGCGCTCTACTACCGCGATCCCCTGGAACTCACCCACGGGGAGGGCCGGCACGTCTGGGACGCGGACGGCAACCGCTACCTCGACTTCTTCGGCGGCATCCTCACCACCATGACCGCGCACGCCCTGCCCGAGGTGACGAAGGCGGTCGCCGAGCAGGCCGGGCGGATCATCCACTCCTCGACGCTCTACCTCAACCGCCCGATGGTGGAACTCGCCGAGCGCGTCGCCACGCTCTCCGGCATCCCCGACGCCCGGGTCTTCTTCACCACGTCCGGCACCGAGGCCAACGACACCGCGCTGCTGCTGGCGACGACGTACCGCAGGTCCAACCAGATCCTCGCGATGCGCAACAGCTACCACGGCCGGTCCTTCTCCGCCGTGTCCGTCACCGGCAACCGCGCCTGGTCGCCCACCAGCCTGTCGCCGCTCCAGACCCTGTACGTCCACGGCGGAGTCCGCACCCGTGGACCGTACGCGGAGCTGAGCGACCACCGGTTCGTCAAGGCGTGCGTCGCCGACCTGGAGGACCTCCTCGGGCACACCCGCGATGCCGCCGCGCTGATCGCCGAACCCGTCCAGGGCGTCGGAGGCTTCACCTCGCCCCCCGACGGGCTGTACGCGGCGTTCCGCCAGGTCCTCGACCGGCACGGCATCCTCTGGATCTCGGACGAGGTGCAGACGGGCTGGGGGAGGACGGGCGACCACTTCTGGGGGTGGCAGGCACACGCCGAGCACGGGCCGCCGGACATCCTCACCTTCGCCAAGGGCATCGGCAACGGCATGTCGATCGGCGGTGTCGTCGCCCGCGCCGAGGTCATGAACTGCCTGGACGCCAACTCCATCTCGACGTTCGGCGGCTCCCCGGTCACCATGGCGGCCGGGCTCGCCAACCTCTCGTACCTCCTGGAACACGACCTCCCGGGCAACGCGCGACGCGTCGGGGGACTGCTCATCGAGCGGCTGCGTGCGGTCGTCGCGGGCTCCGCGTGCGTACGCGAAGTGCGTGGCCGTGGCCTCATGATCGGCATCGAACTGGTGAAGCCGGGCACCGACGAGGCGAACCCGGAGACCGCCGCCGCGGTCCTCGAAGCGGCCAGGGAGCGCGGACTGCTCCTCGGCAAGGGCGGCGGGCACAGCACCAGCGTCCTGCGAATCGCCCCACCGCTGTCCCTGACCGTCGCCGAGGCCGAGGAGGGAGCGGCGATCCTCGGCGAAGCCCTGCGCGCGGCCGAGTAG
- a CDS encoding nitrilase-related carbon-nitrogen hydrolase, with amino-acid sequence MSHVVRAALVQATWTGDTESMIAKHEQHAREAARQGAKIIGFQEVFNAPYFCQVQEPEHYRWAEAVPDGPTVRRMRDLARETGMVVVVPVFEIEQSGFYYNTAAVIDADGTYLGKYRKHHIPQVKGFWEKYYFKPGNAGWPVFDTAVGKVGVYICYDRHFPEGWRQLGLNGAQLVYNPSATSRGLSSHLWQLEQPASAVANEYFVAAINRVGQEEYGDNDFYGTSYFVDPRGQFVGEVASDKEEELVVRDLDFGMIEEVRQQWAFFRDRRPDAYKGLVEP; translated from the coding sequence ATGTCCCACGTCGTACGCGCCGCACTCGTCCAGGCGACCTGGACAGGCGACACCGAATCCATGATCGCCAAGCACGAGCAGCACGCGCGCGAGGCCGCCCGGCAGGGGGCGAAGATCATCGGCTTCCAGGAGGTGTTCAACGCCCCCTACTTCTGCCAGGTGCAGGAACCGGAGCACTACCGCTGGGCCGAGGCGGTCCCGGACGGGCCCACCGTCCGCCGCATGCGGGACCTGGCCCGGGAGACCGGCATGGTGGTCGTCGTGCCGGTCTTCGAGATCGAGCAGTCCGGCTTCTACTACAACACCGCCGCCGTGATCGATGCCGACGGCACGTATCTCGGCAAGTACCGCAAGCACCACATCCCGCAGGTCAAGGGATTCTGGGAGAAGTACTACTTCAAGCCCGGGAACGCCGGCTGGCCGGTGTTCGACACCGCAGTCGGCAAGGTCGGCGTCTACATCTGCTACGACCGCCACTTCCCCGAAGGCTGGCGCCAACTCGGTCTGAACGGGGCCCAGCTGGTCTACAACCCGTCCGCCACCTCGCGCGGCCTCTCCAGCCATCTGTGGCAGCTGGAACAGCCCGCGTCCGCCGTCGCGAACGAGTACTTCGTCGCCGCGATCAACCGGGTCGGGCAGGAGGAGTACGGCGACAACGACTTCTACGGCACCAGCTACTTCGTCGACCCGCGCGGCCAGTTCGTCGGGGAGGTCGCGAGCGACAAGGAGGAGGAACTCGTCGTCCGCGACCTCGACTTCGGGATGATCGAGGAGGTACGGCAGCAGTGGGCGTTCTTCCGGGACCGCCGTCCCGACGCGTACAAGGGGCTGGTCGAGCCGTGA